The Desulfomicrobium orale DSM 12838 genome includes a window with the following:
- the grpE gene encoding nucleotide exchange factor GrpE — MTPEDTIPKDAAPPEESETAAEAPEPSLEELYERALADLEELKKENLRVLADSENFKKRIQREKDEYCRFAASAILEEIIPVMDNLDLALSHGRQNEACKELVTGVEMTQNIFLETMKKHGLEQVADVDVPFDPTVHEALGQVENNELEENTVCQMLQKGYKLKERLLRPAKVMVSRKGA, encoded by the coding sequence ATGACCCCTGAAGATACCATCCCGAAAGACGCCGCGCCGCCCGAGGAATCCGAAACAGCCGCGGAAGCTCCGGAGCCGTCGCTGGAAGAACTGTATGAGCGGGCCCTGGCCGACCTGGAAGAACTCAAAAAGGAAAACCTGCGCGTACTGGCGGACAGCGAGAACTTCAAAAAACGCATCCAGCGCGAAAAAGACGAATATTGCCGGTTCGCCGCATCCGCCATTCTGGAAGAAATCATCCCGGTCATGGACAATCTGGATCTGGCCCTGTCCCACGGCAGGCAGAACGAGGCCTGCAAGGAACTGGTCACGGGCGTGGAAATGACCCAGAACATTTTTCTGGAAACCATGAAGAAACACGGCCTGGAGCAGGTAGCCGATGTGGACGTGCCGTTCGATCCGACCGTGCACGAAGCTCTGGGGCAGGTGGAAAATAACGAGCTGGAGGAGAACACCGTGTGCCAGATGCTGCAAAAAGGCTACAAGCTGAAGGAGCGGCTTCTGCGTCCGGCCAAAGTCATGGTCAGCCGCAAGGGGGCCTGA
- the rfbD gene encoding dTDP-4-dehydrorhamnose reductase, with protein sequence MSSAVVLGGKTGLLGQALSGLLAARGWMVHAPGRDDLDIFDREAVADYVRAAGADVLFNTVAHTRVDQAEDEASEADRLNRQLPLLLAKAAPDVLHVHFSTDFVFNGRKDTPYTTADTPDPRSVYGQTKLQGERALTELGLPRLLIIRTSWLFGPGKINFVSRILELAASRPELSVVHDQIGSPTYTPDLAEGALALVEAGASGLFHLANSGQASWCELAAEAVHCADIPCRVVPIPSSEYPQKACRPAYSVLDLSAFTAATGITPRPWVQALREFVYSRLHEDA encoded by the coding sequence ATGAGCAGCGCCGTGGTGCTGGGCGGCAAGACCGGTCTGCTGGGTCAGGCCCTGAGCGGTCTTCTGGCCGCCAGAGGATGGATGGTCCATGCGCCGGGACGCGACGACCTGGACATCTTCGACCGCGAGGCAGTGGCGGATTATGTGCGGGCTGCCGGGGCCGACGTTCTGTTCAACACCGTGGCCCATACCAGAGTGGACCAGGCCGAGGACGAAGCGTCCGAGGCCGACCGGCTGAACAGACAGCTGCCCCTCCTGCTGGCCAAGGCCGCTCCGGATGTGCTGCATGTGCACTTCAGCACCGATTTTGTTTTCAACGGCAGGAAGGATACGCCCTACACCACTGCCGACACGCCCGACCCACGCTCGGTCTACGGACAGACCAAACTCCAGGGCGAACGCGCCCTGACGGAACTCGGTCTGCCCCGGCTGCTCATCATCCGCACATCCTGGCTGTTCGGGCCGGGGAAAATCAATTTCGTATCCCGCATTCTGGAACTGGCCGCCTCCCGGCCGGAGCTTTCCGTGGTCCACGACCAGATCGGCAGCCCCACCTATACGCCCGATCTGGCCGAAGGCGCCCTGGCCCTGGTGGAGGCAGGAGCCTCCGGTCTGTTCCATCTGGCCAATTCCGGCCAGGCCAGCTGGTGCGAACTGGCCGCCGAGGCCGTGCACTGCGCCGACATTCCCTGCCGGGTCGTGCCCATCCCCTCCAGCGAGTATCCGCAGAAGGCCTGCCGCCCGGCCTATTCCGTTCTGGATCTGTCCGCGTTCACCGCCGCCACGGGCATCACTCCGCGCCCCTGGGTCCAGGCCCTGCGGGAATTCGTCTATTCGCGGCTGCATGAAGACGCGTAG
- the rfbB gene encoding dTDP-glucose 4,6-dehydratase, whose product MHLLVTGGCGFIGTNFIQHMLAAHDDVTIVNLDKLTYAGNRRNLAEVEEKHLGGRYHFVHGDIGDGQLVPELMRRFSFDAVLNFAAESHVDRSIADPFPFVTTNVLGTQNLLEAARQAEIPRFVHISTDEVYGSLGPDGQFTEDTPLAPNSPYSASKASSDLLARAYFHTHGMPVIITRCSNNYGPYQFPEKLIPLVWLKASRNEPIPVYGDGLNVRDWIHVLDHCRGVEAALFKGTPGAVYNFGGDAERTNLDVVRTILRLSGRDGKLISFVKDRPGHDRRYAMSFTRATRDLQWTPAFSFEDGMARTLDWYRNNAAWLEEVQSGAYRRFMEKWYAERQS is encoded by the coding sequence ATGCATCTTCTCGTCACCGGGGGCTGCGGCTTCATCGGCACGAACTTCATCCAGCACATGCTCGCCGCACACGACGATGTGACCATCGTCAATCTGGACAAGCTGACTTATGCGGGCAACCGCCGCAATCTGGCGGAGGTGGAAGAGAAACATCTGGGAGGACGCTACCATTTCGTGCATGGCGACATCGGCGACGGGCAGCTTGTGCCGGAGCTGATGCGGCGGTTTTCCTTCGACGCGGTACTCAATTTCGCCGCCGAATCCCATGTGGACCGCTCCATCGCCGACCCGTTTCCCTTTGTCACCACCAACGTGCTGGGCACCCAGAATCTGCTGGAAGCGGCCCGGCAGGCCGAAATCCCCCGTTTCGTACATATCTCCACGGATGAAGTATACGGCTCCCTCGGCCCCGACGGACAATTCACGGAAGACACGCCCCTGGCGCCCAATTCCCCGTATTCCGCATCCAAAGCGTCCTCGGATCTGCTGGCCAGGGCCTATTTTCACACTCACGGCATGCCGGTGATCATCACCCGCTGCTCCAACAACTACGGCCCCTATCAGTTCCCGGAGAAGCTCATTCCGCTGGTCTGGCTCAAGGCTTCCCGGAACGAGCCCATTCCCGTTTACGGCGACGGCCTCAATGTGCGCGACTGGATCCACGTTCTGGACCATTGCAGGGGTGTGGAAGCCGCACTGTTCAAAGGAACTCCCGGCGCGGTGTACAACTTCGGCGGGGATGCCGAGCGCACCAATCTGGACGTGGTGCGGACCATTCTGCGTCTGTCCGGGCGCGACGGAAAACTGATCTCCTTCGTCAAGGACCGTCCCGGCCACGACCGCCGCTACGCCATGTCCTTCACCCGCGCCACACGCGATCTCCAGTGGACTCCGGCCTTTTCTTTCGAAGACGGCATGGCCCGCACTCTGGACTGGTACAGAAACAACGCGGCCTGGCTTGAAGAAGTGCAAAGCGGAGCCTACCGCCGGTTCATGGAGAAGTGGTACGCCGAGAGGCAGTCATGA
- a CDS encoding CoA-binding protein, giving the protein MPQTVAVLGASPKPERYSNQAVRMLMDYGHDVIPVAPGRKEIEGLPAVPDMESIDRAVDTLTLYVGPDRSAQMLDAILALRPGRVILNPGTESALLEEKLDRAGIPWQHACTLVLLRTGQFQDFRPGTKVERKKRG; this is encoded by the coding sequence ATGCCGCAGACCGTCGCCGTGCTGGGGGCCAGTCCCAAGCCCGAACGCTATTCCAATCAGGCCGTGCGCATGCTCATGGACTATGGACACGATGTCATCCCCGTCGCTCCGGGCCGGAAGGAAATCGAAGGGCTGCCCGCCGTGCCGGATATGGAAAGCATCGACAGGGCCGTGGACACCCTGACCCTGTATGTGGGGCCGGACCGCAGCGCGCAAATGCTCGACGCCATCCTGGCCTTGAGGCCCGGCCGGGTCATCCTCAACCCCGGCACGGAGTCTGCCCTGCTGGAAGAGAAGCTGGATCGCGCGGGCATCCCCTGGCAGCACGCCTGCACACTGGTGCTGCTGCGTACGGGACAATTTCAGGATTTCCGGCCCGGCACAAAGGTGGAGCGCAAAAAACGCGGATGA
- a CDS encoding tRNA (cytidine(34)-2'-O)-methyltransferase — MQIVLYQPEIPPNTGTIARLCAATDTRLHLIEPLGFSLEDRYLKRAGLDYWPYVRKTVWPDWAAFLAGREPGRIVLTSARRGTAYHRFSFSGDDFVVLGPETRGLPREMLDQAGHVVRLPIWGQVRSVNLANAAAVLLYEGYRQTGELDRREAGQDG; from the coding sequence ATGCAAATTGTCCTCTACCAGCCGGAAATTCCTCCCAATACCGGCACCATCGCCCGGCTCTGCGCGGCCACGGATACGCGGCTGCACCTGATCGAGCCTCTGGGTTTCAGTCTGGAAGACCGCTACCTGAAGCGGGCGGGCCTGGATTACTGGCCCTATGTGCGCAAAACCGTCTGGCCGGACTGGGCCGCTTTTCTGGCCGGCCGCGAACCGGGGCGGATCGTGTTGACCAGCGCCCGCCGGGGGACCGCCTATCACCGGTTTTCCTTCAGTGGAGACGACTTTGTCGTGCTCGGTCCTGAAACCAGGGGACTACCCCGGGAGATGCTGGATCAGGCCGGGCATGTGGTCCGCCTGCCCATCTGGGGGCAGGTCCGCAGCGTCAATCTGGCCAACGCCGCGGCCGTGCTTCTGTACGAAGGATACCGCCAGACCGGCGAACTGGACCGGCGCGAGGCCGGGCAGGACGGATAG